One Tomitella gaofuii DNA segment encodes these proteins:
- a CDS encoding F0F1 ATP synthase subunit delta, with protein sequence MYAASREALGAARASLQAELSATTDGTGAGTIGGDLFVVVDVLTSERSLRGLLSDPSAEQSARERLADTVFSEKIGEGAQKVLRSAVGQQWSSARDLVDSVELLGREAYLVSADQQGRLALVEDELFRLGRIVAGNPELEIALTDRTADPERKRQLISRLLYGKVTPVTEALATQGVGRLSGPPAALFDTLSNMAAERRDQAVAHVRSATPMTELQQQKLVDSLSRLYNRRVTVHVEVEPALLSGVVVRVGDEVIDGSGAGRLAAVRKSIG encoded by the coding sequence ATGTACGCGGCAAGCCGTGAGGCCCTGGGAGCCGCACGGGCATCGCTGCAGGCCGAGCTGTCCGCTACGACGGACGGGACGGGGGCCGGGACGATCGGCGGCGACCTGTTCGTGGTGGTCGACGTGCTGACCTCCGAGCGGAGCCTGCGCGGTCTGCTGTCCGATCCGTCCGCGGAGCAGTCCGCCCGCGAACGTCTCGCCGACACCGTGTTCAGCGAGAAGATCGGCGAGGGCGCGCAGAAGGTGCTGCGCAGCGCCGTCGGCCAGCAGTGGTCGTCCGCCCGCGACCTGGTCGACTCGGTCGAGCTGCTCGGGCGCGAGGCGTACCTGGTCTCAGCGGATCAGCAGGGCCGGCTTGCACTGGTCGAGGACGAGCTCTTCCGGCTCGGGCGGATCGTCGCGGGCAACCCGGAACTGGAGATCGCGTTGACGGACCGCACAGCGGACCCCGAACGCAAACGGCAGCTGATCTCCCGCCTGCTCTACGGCAAGGTCACGCCGGTGACCGAGGCGCTGGCGACGCAGGGCGTCGGCCGACTGAGCGGCCCGCCGGCGGCGCTGTTCGACACCCTGTCGAACATGGCGGCGGAACGCCGCGACCAGGCGGTCGCGCATGTCCGCAGCGCCACCCCCATGACGGAGTTGCAGCAGCAGAAGCTGGTGGACTCCCTGTCGCGCTTGTACAACCGGCGCGTCACGGTCCACGTGGAGGTAGAGCCCGCTCTGCTGTCGGGCGTGGTCGTCCGCGTCGGTGACGAGGTCATCGATGGCAGCGGCGCGGGCAGGCTGGCGGCCGTCCGCAAGTCCATCGGCTGA